From the genome of Campylobacter sp. RM16189, one region includes:
- the thrC gene encoding threonine synthase has translation MKLHQTRANENENLNAVNFSEALLAPSSAYGGLYAPLKLPKLDDEFFAQAQELNYEQIALEIIKKFEFDVKNDVFEKALKRYLKFDKPNEPVQIRKIGENLYINELYHGPTRAFKDMALQPFGVILSELAKNKGENYLIMCATSGDTGPATLETFSDVPNIKVVCLYPKDGTSEVQRLQMINASAKNLKVIGIEGNFDDAQRALKTLLASENFKTALKELGVSLSAANSVNFGRILFQIIYHVYAYVYLLKTGILNAQESFDIIVPSGNFGNALGAYYAKKMGAKIDKIKIVSNANNILTEFFTTGVYDLRGKTLVKTISPAMDILISSNVERLLFDKFGAVRTKELMQNLSQNGFYSLNSSELEELKKDFEADFCSDEECEEIIKEQASKGVIIDPHTATCFKMSSNLTRPNVITSTAHWVKFAPSMFKACKNEELKDERLGLEALAKEFSDIVPESIKSLFSSQAVHTDIAKQDEIEEKILNWIKR, from the coding sequence ATGAAACTTCACCAAACAAGAGCCAATGAAAATGAAAATTTAAACGCGGTAAATTTTAGCGAGGCGCTGCTTGCTCCAAGCTCGGCTTATGGCGGACTTTATGCTCCGCTTAAGCTGCCTAAGCTGGATGATGAATTTTTCGCGCAAGCACAGGAGTTAAATTACGAGCAAATCGCGCTTGAGATCATTAAAAAATTTGAATTTGACGTTAAAAACGATGTCTTTGAAAAAGCCCTTAAAAGATATCTGAAATTTGACAAGCCAAACGAGCCCGTTCAGATAAGAAAAATCGGCGAAAATTTATACATAAACGAGCTTTATCACGGACCTACACGCGCTTTTAAGGATATGGCGCTTCAGCCGTTTGGAGTTATATTAAGTGAGCTTGCTAAGAACAAGGGCGAAAACTACCTCATAATGTGCGCTACAAGCGGAGATACGGGTCCTGCTACGCTTGAAACATTTAGCGATGTGCCAAATATAAAAGTAGTCTGCCTCTACCCAAAAGACGGCACAAGCGAGGTTCAGCGCCTTCAAATGATAAACGCAAGCGCTAAAAATTTAAAAGTTATCGGCATAGAAGGCAACTTCGACGATGCACAAAGAGCGCTTAAAACGCTTTTGGCTAGCGAAAATTTCAAAACAGCCCTAAAAGAACTTGGAGTATCTCTAAGCGCTGCAAATTCGGTAAATTTCGGGCGAATTTTATTTCAGATCATATATCACGTCTACGCTTATGTATATCTGCTAAAAACAGGTATTTTAAACGCGCAAGAGAGTTTTGACATCATAGTACCAAGCGGAAATTTCGGCAATGCGCTTGGAGCATACTACGCTAAAAAAATGGGCGCAAAAATAGACAAAATCAAAATCGTCTCAAACGCAAACAATATCTTAACCGAATTTTTTACCACCGGCGTTTATGATCTTAGGGGCAAAACTCTTGTAAAAACCATAAGCCCGGCTATGGATATATTGATCTCGTCAAACGTCGAGAGATTGCTTTTTGATAAATTTGGAGCAGTTAGAACAAAAGAGCTTATGCAAAATTTATCTCAAAACGGCTTTTATAGCCTAAATTCAAGTGAGTTAGAAGAGCTTAAAAAAGATTTTGAGGCTGATTTTTGCAGCGATGAAGAGTGCGAAGAGATAATTAAAGAACAAGCAAGCAAAGGCGTCATAATTGATCCTCACACAGCCACTTGCTTTAAGATGAGCTCGAATTTAACTCGTCCAAATGTGATAACCTCTACCGCTCACTGGGTAAAATTTGCGCCAAGTATGTTTAAAGCGTGTAAAAACGAGGAGTTAAAAGACGAAAGATTAGGGCTTGAAGCCTTGGCAAAAGAGTTTAGCGATATCGTCCCAGAGTCGATAAAATCGCTATTTAGCTCACAAGCCGTCCACACGGATATCGCAAAACAAGATGAGATAGAGGAAAAAATTCTAAACTGGATAAAAAGATGA
- the kdsB gene encoding 3-deoxy-manno-octulosonate cytidylyltransferase, whose product MIVIPARLASTRFHNKILEPINGVPMFIATAKRVQNVDEILIAVDDEEVLEIAKKHGFKAVMTSKDHQSGTDRINEAVKILKLSEDEIIINVQADEPFIEPENIAKFKKFCQENSQKAFMFSCYKSVGDENADDKNLVKVVTDKDGFALYFSRSRIPFNRSECKTYKAHLGIYGYSVKALNEFCGFEASFLENIEKLEQLRALENGKKIAMLEVKSDSIGIDCKEDLKRALDKFCDK is encoded by the coding sequence ATGATAGTTATACCCGCTCGCCTTGCTTCAACGAGGTTTCATAACAAAATTTTAGAGCCCATAAACGGCGTGCCGATGTTTATCGCGACTGCAAAAAGAGTGCAAAATGTAGATGAAATTTTAATCGCAGTTGATGATGAAGAGGTGCTTGAGATAGCTAAAAAGCATGGATTTAAGGCGGTTATGACAAGCAAAGATCATCAAAGCGGAACAGACCGCATAAATGAAGCGGTTAAAATTTTAAAACTGAGTGAAGATGAAATCATCATAAACGTTCAAGCCGATGAGCCTTTCATAGAGCCTGAAAATATCGCCAAATTTAAGAAATTTTGCCAGGAAAATAGCCAAAAAGCCTTTATGTTTTCATGCTATAAGAGTGTTGGCGATGAAAATGCCGATGATAAAAATTTAGTTAAAGTAGTAACCGATAAAGACGGCTTTGCGCTGTATTTTTCTCGCTCGCGCATACCGTTTAACCGCTCGGAATGCAAAACCTATAAAGCCCACCTTGGCATATACGGATACAGTGTAAAAGCGCTTAACGAGTTTTGCGGCTTTGAAGCATCTTTTCTTGAAAATATAGAAAAACTTGAGCAGCTACGAGCCCTTGAAAACGGCAAAAAGATTGCAATGCTTGAAGTTAAAAGCGACAGCATAGGAATAGACTGCAAAGAGGATTTAAAAAGAGCCTTAGATAAATTCTGCGATAAATAA
- a CDS encoding nitrous oxide-stimulated promoter family protein, translated as MTQEKFIEQVSTMAKFLKTNCEDNHSGAPKKDINLRLSYKGEDLNFNVSTTLCKECEELFYYSHERLGECPHEIKPSCRKCPHPCYEKSRWKQMAKIMRYSGMKLGLTKLKKLFRLAS; from the coding sequence ATGACGCAAGAAAAATTTATAGAGCAAGTTAGCACAATGGCAAAGTTTTTGAAGACAAACTGCGAAGATAATCACTCGGGTGCGCCTAAAAAAGATATAAATTTAAGGTTATCTTACAAGGGAGAGGATCTAAATTTTAACGTCTCTACAACGCTTTGCAAAGAGTGCGAGGAGCTGTTTTACTACTCGCATGAAAGGCTTGGCGAATGCCCGCACGAGATAAAACCAAGCTGCAGAAAATGCCCTCATCCGTGCTACGAAAAAAGCAGATGGAAACAGATGGCAAAGATAATGAGATATAGCGGCATGAAGCTTGGGCTTACGAAACTTAAAAAACTATTTAGGTTAGCTTCATAA
- the dsbD gene encoding protein-disulfide reductase DsbD has translation MFKRAIFSIFLSIISAFADPLSVAEAFGLSAKTDSQNVEFRFDLAKDIYVYKDTVKVLSGGKLLNDQLNLPKFTNDGTFDIYPEKFSLFVPINLLKDINQNDSFGLTLEYQGCAKDGICYQPQVNNYNVSKGLSGYKIALVPKDDDTPAASSLPSGNELSEQEGIAKNLSDKNFILSLITFFGYGILLSLTPCIFPMIPILSSIIVSKSGEKLSAKRGFWFSLVYVLAMALAYAVVGIIASVFGAGLSGMLQTPAVLIGFSLVFVALALSMFGLYEFQMPLKIQNLLNKKAESKDGVAGIFIMGFLSALIASPCVAAPLAGVLLYIAQSGNVLFGGSALFIMGLGMGVPLLIIGASSGKLLPRPGIWMDNIKRLFGFIMIFMAIWLSARVLGSRVEFLLYGVTAVFMSVFFGAFDSTSENTSAGKKIIKSASLTLFIYAFILIIGSFTGAKSLLNPLANFGISSSGASKEAKFISVSNVNELENAIKSSSKPVMIDFYATWCVSCNELDEITFKDEAVLKRLENFTLLRVDVTKGTSEDNELMKKFGLIGPPALIFYKGEEELKSARAIGFYEPKKFIEHLDKFVF, from the coding sequence ATGTTTAAAAGAGCGATTTTTTCTATATTTTTATCTATTATCTCAGCTTTTGCCGATCCGCTTTCGGTCGCTGAAGCTTTTGGACTGAGCGCAAAAACCGATAGCCAAAATGTCGAATTTAGATTTGATCTCGCCAAAGATATTTACGTATATAAGGACACTGTAAAGGTTCTTAGCGGTGGTAAACTCCTAAACGATCAGCTAAATTTGCCTAAATTTACAAACGACGGCACATTTGATATTTACCCTGAGAAATTTAGCCTATTTGTGCCGATAAATCTGCTTAAAGATATAAACCAAAACGATAGCTTTGGCTTAACGCTTGAGTATCAAGGCTGTGCAAAAGACGGTATCTGCTATCAACCGCAAGTAAATAACTATAACGTATCAAAAGGTTTAAGCGGATACAAAATAGCCCTCGTGCCAAAGGATGACGATACGCCCGCGGCTTCGAGCCTACCTAGCGGCAACGAGCTTTCAGAGCAAGAGGGGATCGCTAAAAATTTAAGCGACAAAAACTTCATTCTCTCGCTTATTACGTTTTTTGGTTATGGAATTTTGCTTTCGCTTACCCCTTGTATATTTCCTATGATACCAATACTTTCAAGCATTATTGTATCCAAATCAGGAGAAAAATTAAGCGCAAAACGAGGATTTTGGTTCTCGCTCGTATACGTGCTTGCCATGGCGCTAGCTTACGCGGTGGTGGGCATCATCGCAAGCGTCTTTGGCGCGGGGCTTAGCGGCATGCTTCAAACTCCTGCCGTGCTTATCGGCTTTAGCTTGGTCTTTGTCGCTCTTGCTTTATCGATGTTTGGACTTTACGAGTTTCAAATGCCGTTAAAAATACAAAATTTACTTAACAAAAAGGCTGAAAGCAAGGACGGGGTCGCCGGAATTTTTATCATGGGATTTTTATCGGCGCTCATAGCAAGTCCATGTGTCGCAGCTCCGCTTGCAGGCGTGCTACTTTATATAGCGCAAAGCGGAAATGTGCTATTTGGCGGATCGGCTCTATTTATCATGGGGCTTGGTATGGGCGTACCGCTTCTAATCATCGGTGCAAGTTCCGGCAAGCTGCTTCCGCGCCCGGGAATTTGGATGGATAATATAAAAAGACTCTTTGGCTTTATCATGATATTTATGGCGATATGGCTTAGTGCGCGCGTACTTGGCTCTCGTGTGGAGTTTTTGCTGTATGGTGTTACGGCTGTATTTATGAGCGTATTTTTCGGAGCATTTGATAGCACAAGCGAAAATACAAGCGCAGGCAAAAAGATTATAAAATCGGCTTCTTTAACGCTTTTTATCTACGCTTTTATACTCATTATCGGCTCTTTTACGGGAGCAAAATCCCTGCTAAATCCGCTGGCAAATTTTGGAATTTCAAGTAGTGGTGCGAGCAAAGAGGCGAAATTTATCAGCGTATCAAACGTAAACGAGCTTGAAAATGCTATAAAAAGCTCAAGCAAGCCTGTGATGATAGATTTTTACGCTACTTGGTGCGTAAGCTGCAACGAGCTTGACGAAATAACATTCAAAGACGAGGCAGTGCTTAAAAGGCTTGAAAATTTTACTCTTTTAAGAGTCGATGTGACAAAAGGCACGAGTGAAGATAACGAACTAATGAAAAAATTTGGACTCATAGGACCGCCTGCTCTGATATTTTACAAGGGCGAAGAGGAGCTAAAAAGCGCAAGAGCTATAGGATTTTATGAGCCTAAGAAATTTATAGAGCACTTGGATAAATTTGTATTTTGA
- the ppk2 gene encoding polyphosphate kinase 2, protein MSKHKKEDKHNHDKFDYEHELRKLQIELLKFQNHVKEQGLRVLIIVEGRDAAGKGGSIKRLTEHLNPRGCRIVALEKPSDVERSQWYFQRYVAHLPSAGEIVIFDRSWYNRAGVEPVMGFCTQEEHKEFLREVPKFEEMIKNSGIIFFKFYLSVSKEEQKKRFKERLTDPLKQFKISPVDAKSQELWDQYTIAKYSMLLASNTPACPWTIVASDSKKHARINIFRHILANVEYPKKIDAKNFECDPDIVRSGEEEIRLMEVNLKSDNFSKMKG, encoded by the coding sequence ATGTCAAAACATAAAAAAGAAGATAAGCATAACCACGATAAATTCGACTACGAACACGAGCTTAGAAAGCTTCAGATCGAGCTTTTGAAATTTCAAAACCATGTAAAAGAGCAGGGCTTAAGAGTGCTTATCATCGTTGAGGGGCGTGACGCGGCAGGCAAAGGCGGAAGCATAAAGCGCCTAACCGAGCATCTAAACCCGCGCGGATGTCGCATAGTCGCACTTGAAAAACCAAGCGATGTGGAGCGCTCGCAGTGGTATTTCCAAAGATATGTGGCGCACCTTCCAAGCGCAGGAGAGATCGTGATATTTGACCGCTCTTGGTATAACAGAGCCGGAGTTGAGCCTGTGATGGGATTTTGCACGCAAGAAGAGCATAAAGAATTCTTGCGCGAGGTGCCAAAATTTGAAGAGATGATAAAAAACTCAGGCATAATTTTCTTTAAATTTTACTTGTCGGTTTCAAAAGAGGAGCAGAAAAAACGCTTCAAAGAGCGCCTTACCGATCCGCTTAAGCAGTTTAAAATTTCGCCAGTAGACGCTAAAAGCCAAGAGCTTTGGGATCAATACACTATCGCCAAATACTCCATGCTGCTTGCTTCAAACACGCCTGCTTGCCCATGGACGATAGTTGCGTCTGATAGCAAAAAGCACGCGCGGATAAATATATTTAGGCATATTTTGGCAAATGTCGAATATCCAAAAAAGATAGACGCGAAAAATTTTGAATGCGACCCTGATATCGTAAGAAGCGGCGAAGAGGAGATAAGGCTGATGGAGGTAAATTTAAAGAGCGATAACTTCTCTAAAATGAAGGGCTAG
- a CDS encoding ABC transporter ATP-binding protein: MQNLLEIKDAGFYYEEQKFLFRRLNFALAKGETLAILGLNGQGKSTLMFCMMGVLKLKEGEVKTQAKFAFLPQNFSVAFDYSVLDIVLMGRIREISLFSKPSKEDVKICEDALHSLEISHLKNKSFNSLSGGQRQLVLFARAIASRSEVMFLDEPASALDLKNQDRVLTLIRNLKKQSNASIVFTTHQPNHALAVADSTLILKNDLSYVFGKSSEVLNEENLSSLYDVDIRGVKFDIEGKQIPSITQIFSTQK; encoded by the coding sequence ATGCAAAATCTGCTTGAGATAAAAGATGCTGGATTTTACTACGAGGAGCAAAAATTTCTCTTTCGCAGGCTAAATTTCGCCCTTGCCAAAGGCGAAACACTAGCGATACTTGGACTAAACGGGCAAGGCAAAAGCACGCTTATGTTTTGCATGATGGGAGTTTTAAAGCTCAAAGAGGGCGAAGTAAAAACACAGGCCAAATTCGCCTTTTTACCGCAAAATTTTAGCGTTGCGTTTGACTATAGTGTGCTTGATATAGTTTTGATGGGGAGAATTCGTGAAATTTCGCTTTTTTCAAAGCCAAGCAAAGAGGATGTTAAAATTTGCGAAGACGCACTTCATAGCTTAGAAATTTCACATCTTAAAAATAAAAGCTTCAACTCCCTTTCAGGCGGACAAAGGCAGCTTGTCCTCTTCGCTAGAGCGATTGCCAGCAGAAGCGAAGTGATGTTTTTAGACGAGCCTGCAAGCGCACTTGATCTAAAAAACCAAGATAGGGTTTTAACGCTGATTCGTAATTTAAAAAAGCAAAGCAATGCAAGTATCGTCTTTACCACTCATCAGCCAAACCACGCTCTAGCCGTAGCTGACAGCACTCTCATCCTTAAAAACGACCTTAGCTATGTCTTTGGCAAAAGTAGCGAAGTGCTAAACGAAGAGAATTTAAGCTCTCTTTATGATGTGGATATAAGGGGAGTGAAATTTGATATAGAGGGCAAGCAAATACCAAGCATAACGCAAATTTTTAGCACGCAAAAGTAA
- a CDS encoding iron ABC transporter permease, translating to MRLSTLIAIWIITCLVSLGLGQYHIEFSEVLSILIGSSDNETAKSVIWGIRVPRILLSSLCGGVLALSGLSLQAVFKNPLVGPHIVGVSTAAAFGGALCILIGFGSFYIVGFAFFFGILALLALFFLAKFVSKADIFSLILAGIVINGVFAALTSLVQYLADNEEVLPNIIYWLLGSFVSANYDKLTLLAVISLPCATLLIMLRYRFNLLSLNDDDLKVLGVNITLLRSFILILCTLLIAVQVSVSGNIGWIGLVVPHIARPICGSDHTSSMPACFVIGAIFMLFVDDLARSISSVEVPLSILSALIGSPVFAILLKRSASNAKSA from the coding sequence ATGAGACTTTCCACTCTCATCGCCATTTGGATTATAACCTGCCTCGTCTCGCTTGGGTTGGGGCAGTATCACATCGAATTTAGCGAAGTTTTAAGCATTTTAATAGGTAGTAGCGATAATGAAACGGCTAAAAGCGTTATTTGGGGCATTAGAGTGCCTAGAATTTTGCTTTCAAGCCTTTGCGGCGGAGTTTTGGCGCTTAGCGGGCTTAGCTTGCAAGCCGTTTTTAAAAACCCGCTCGTAGGCCCTCATATCGTAGGAGTTAGCACCGCAGCGGCATTTGGCGGAGCGCTTTGCATACTCATAGGTTTTGGCTCATTTTACATCGTAGGTTTTGCCTTTTTCTTTGGAATTTTAGCTCTTTTAGCGCTATTTTTCCTAGCTAAATTTGTCTCCAAAGCTGACATTTTCTCTCTCATCTTAGCAGGTATCGTCATAAACGGTGTATTTGCCGCACTTACAAGCCTAGTGCAGTATCTTGCCGATAACGAAGAAGTTTTGCCAAACATCATTTACTGGCTACTTGGAAGCTTCGTAAGCGCAAACTACGATAAACTCACGCTTTTAGCCGTTATCAGCCTGCCTTGCGCGACACTTTTGATCATGCTTAGATATAGATTTAACCTGCTTAGCCTAAACGATGATGATCTTAAAGTTTTAGGCGTAAACATCACGCTTCTTCGATCATTCATACTGATCCTTTGCACTCTTCTTATCGCCGTGCAGGTAAGTGTAAGCGGAAATATCGGCTGGATCGGACTTGTCGTGCCTCACATCGCAAGGCCCATATGCGGAAGCGACCACACTAGCTCGATGCCCGCTTGCTTCGTTATAGGAGCTATATTTATGCTGTTTGTAGATGACTTAGCTAGAAGCATAAGCAGCGTGGAAGTGCCTCTTAGCATACTTTCAGCACTCATCGGAAGCCCAGTTTTTGCGATACTCTTAAAAAGGAGCGCGTCAAATGCAAAATCTGCTTGA
- a CDS encoding ABC transporter substrate-binding protein has translation MNYESVLKLKPDVVIVTNYIPSEYIAKMEELKIPVVGISFSKREDKEKDKLNPTLEDEAKAYTEGYYEGVEILGKVANREKEAAELIKFVKDQQAFLKSKMDSLKIDKKVRIYMANPDLTTYGSGKYTGVLFARAGGENVAAKDIKGYKQISAENLIAYNPDMIFVQERYPQVPNELKSNPQLANVTAIKMNKI, from the coding sequence ATAAACTACGAATCGGTTCTCAAGCTAAAGCCTGATGTCGTTATAGTAACCAATTACATCCCAAGCGAATATATCGCAAAAATGGAAGAGCTTAAGATACCAGTTGTTGGCATCAGCTTTTCAAAAAGAGAGGATAAAGAAAAAGACAAGCTAAATCCTACGCTTGAAGACGAAGCCAAAGCTTACACAGAAGGCTACTATGAAGGCGTTGAGATACTTGGCAAAGTGGCAAACCGTGAAAAAGAAGCGGCTGAGCTCATTAAATTTGTAAAAGATCAACAAGCCTTCTTAAAAAGCAAAATGGATAGCCTAAAGATAGACAAAAAAGTTAGAATTTACATGGCAAATCCCGATCTTACTACCTATGGAAGCGGCAAATACACGGGAGTGCTGTTTGCAAGAGCGGGCGGAGAAAACGTGGCTGCAAAAGATATCAAAGGCTATAAGCAAATTTCAGCCGAAAATTTAATCGCTTATAATCCCGACATGATATTTGTCCAAGAGCGCTATCCGCAGGTCCCAAACGAGCTTAAGTCAAACCCTCAGCTTGCAAACGTAACGGCTATCAAGATGAATAAAATTTAA
- the rpoD gene encoding RNA polymerase sigma factor RpoD yields the protein MSAKKEMLSLIEELFQENAKGYVTYEKLIKFFEKAPTGAIAKKIEALAKTHKIKLITAAEIAKLKNIEDAKKRREERERLQDESLEDEFDLASENDLLEWSRSDSPVRMYLREMGQISLLTKDEEVEISKKIELGEDIIIDAFCSVPYLIDFILDYKEPLINRERRVKELFKSFDDEDNSENEEEEEFDEEAEFEEETSKKPSKKEDKRAEKVIESFKALEKAKKDWMKMANKQSDVEQEDELLAKLTLAFKKKILKDKLMDLGPTSKLISEIVKSIETALKSDDEFDRELKRLEYKLPMFSDELKKNHKSILKDIIKLSKEDIIARVPEATMVSTYVEIKKLFQTKEASKQGFDLDPVQLKEILEQIKRGKKISDEAKTRMAKSNLRLVVSIAKRYTNRGLPFLDLIQEGNIGLMKAVDKFEYKKGYKFSTYATWWIRQAISRAIADQARTIRIPIHMIETINRINKINRKYLQEEGKEPDVSIIAKEVGLSVDKVKQVIKITKEPISLEAPIGNEEDGKFGDFVEDRSSLSPMDHILKNDLKEQIDEVLDQLNEREKAVIRMRFGLLEDESDRTLEEIGKELNVTRERVRQIESSAIKKLKHPKVGRKLKNYIEG from the coding sequence ATGAGCGCAAAAAAAGAGATGTTGTCACTTATAGAAGAACTGTTTCAAGAAAACGCCAAAGGCTATGTAACTTACGAAAAACTTATCAAATTTTTTGAAAAAGCACCCACTGGTGCAATAGCAAAAAAAATAGAAGCCTTAGCCAAGACCCACAAAATTAAACTCATAACTGCAGCAGAAATCGCCAAACTAAAAAATATCGAAGATGCTAAAAAACGCCGCGAAGAGAGAGAGAGGCTTCAAGACGAAAGCCTAGAGGACGAATTTGATCTGGCAAGCGAAAATGATCTACTTGAATGGTCACGCTCTGATAGTCCTGTCAGGATGTATCTGCGCGAAATGGGTCAAATTTCACTTCTTACAAAAGACGAAGAAGTTGAAATAAGCAAAAAGATCGAACTAGGCGAAGATATCATTATCGATGCGTTTTGTTCGGTGCCATACTTGATTGATTTTATACTTGACTATAAAGAGCCTCTTATAAACCGCGAAAGAAGAGTCAAAGAGCTATTTAAGAGCTTTGACGATGAAGATAACAGCGAAAACGAAGAAGAGGAGGAATTTGACGAAGAGGCGGAATTTGAAGAGGAAACCTCAAAAAAACCTTCTAAAAAAGAGGACAAAAGAGCCGAAAAGGTTATAGAGAGCTTCAAAGCGCTTGAAAAGGCTAAAAAAGACTGGATGAAAATGGCTAACAAACAAAGCGATGTCGAGCAAGAAGATGAGCTTTTAGCAAAGCTGACATTAGCCTTTAAAAAGAAAATTCTAAAAGACAAGCTAATGGATCTTGGCCCCACAAGCAAGCTTATAAGCGAAATCGTAAAATCGATAGAGACAGCCCTAAAGAGTGATGATGAGTTTGATAGAGAGCTTAAAAGACTTGAGTATAAACTGCCTATGTTTAGCGACGAGCTTAAGAAAAATCACAAAAGCATACTAAAAGACATCATTAAACTCAGCAAAGAAGATATCATCGCTCGCGTGCCTGAGGCTACGATGGTTTCAACCTATGTCGAGATCAAAAAGCTATTTCAAACAAAAGAGGCGAGCAAGCAAGGATTTGACCTTGATCCTGTCCAGTTAAAAGAAATTTTAGAGCAGATAAAACGCGGTAAGAAAATTTCAGACGAGGCAAAAACCAGAATGGCCAAGTCAAACTTGCGTCTTGTCGTAAGTATCGCCAAGCGCTACACAAACCGCGGTTTGCCGTTTTTAGACCTCATCCAAGAAGGAAATATCGGTCTTATGAAGGCGGTTGATAAATTTGAGTATAAAAAAGGCTATAAATTTTCAACCTACGCCACATGGTGGATACGCCAAGCCATAAGCCGCGCGATAGCCGATCAGGCGCGCACTATCCGCATACCTATCCACATGATAGAGACTATAAACAGGATAAACAAAATCAACCGCAAATACCTACAAGAAGAGGGAAAAGAACCTGATGTAAGCATCATCGCCAAAGAGGTTGGTTTAAGTGTGGATAAAGTTAAACAAGTTATTAAGATAACAAAAGAGCCTATCAGCCTTGAAGCGCCTATTGGCAACGAAGAAGACGGTAAATTTGGTGATTTTGTCGAGGATAGAAGCTCGCTAAGCCCGATGGATCATATCCTTAAAAACGACCTTAAGGAGCAAATCGACGAAGTTCTTGATCAGTTAAACGAGCGCGAAAAAGCAGTTATTAGGATGAGATTTGGCTTGCTTGAAGATGAAAGCGATCGCACACTTGAAGAGATCGGCAAGGAGCTAAATGTCACTCGCGAGCGTGTCCGCCAGATAGAAAGCTCGGCGATCAAAAAGCTAAAACATCCAAAAGTCGGAAGAAAGCTTAAAAACTACATCGAGGGCTAG
- a CDS encoding flagellar hook-basal body protein translates to MQNGYYQATGAMVTQFNRLDVISNNLANINTIGFKRDDVVVGDFERIFQEFRDVLPLENHTKQAAKFLNRTIDRVPQISEQYVDFSNSGMKFTGNTLDFAIKREDLFFLVETKTGEVRLTKNGAFSLDSEGFLVTKEGFRVLPSNYFEGGANGIQIPQDERLSVDKNGNIYANDEQIARFYLAQPKEMRNLTKEGDNLYVLPDLKELRDLGDDVDAVAQGYTQISNVNAVTEMVGLIETNRLVDMYQKVMRSHMDDLNQDAISKLANIKA, encoded by the coding sequence ATGCAAAACGGATATTATCAAGCAACGGGTGCGATGGTTACGCAGTTTAACCGCCTTGATGTAATCTCAAACAATCTTGCAAACATAAACACAATCGGCTTTAAGCGTGATGATGTGGTTGTGGGGGATTTTGAGAGAATTTTTCAAGAGTTTAGAGATGTTTTACCGCTTGAAAATCACACAAAGCAGGCTGCTAAATTTTTAAACCGAACTATCGATAGAGTGCCTCAAATTTCAGAGCAGTATGTTGATTTTAGCAATAGCGGCATGAAATTTACGGGCAATACGCTTGACTTTGCTATAAAGCGCGAGGATCTGTTTTTCTTGGTTGAAACTAAAACCGGAGAGGTTAGACTTACTAAAAACGGAGCTTTTAGCCTTGATAGCGAGGGCTTTTTAGTGACAAAAGAAGGCTTTAGAGTGCTTCCGAGCAATTATTTTGAAGGCGGGGCAAACGGGATACAGATTCCTCAAGATGAGAGACTAAGTGTCGATAAAAACGGAAATATCTACGCAAATGACGAGCAGATCGCAAGATTTTACCTAGCTCAGCCAAAAGAGATGAGAAACCTCACAAAAGAGGGCGATAATCTATACGTTTTGCCTGATTTAAAGGAGCTAAGGGATCTTGGCGATGATGTGGATGCTGTCGCTCAAGGTTACACTCAAATTTCAAATGTAAATGCCGTAACCGAGATGGTTGGACTTATAGAGACAAACCGATTAGTTGATATGTATCAAAAAGTGATGAGAAGCCATATGGACGATCTTAATCAAGATGCCATCAGTAAACTGGCTAATATTAAGGCTTAG